A window of Verrucomicrobiia bacterium contains these coding sequences:
- the typA gene encoding translational GTPase TypA yields the protein MSSHKRNKDIRNVAIIAHVDHGKTTLVDAILKATNAYEFKEGEITVMDSNELERERGITIFSKNASCTYKGVQINIVDTPGHADFGSEVERILKMVDGVLLLVDAMDGPMPQTKFVLKKSLELHLKPIVVVNKIDRPNARPHEVVDMTFDLFCELNASDEQLDFPVVFASGKDGVAIMNLEDEKKDLTPLLETILHRVLPPVADEDQPLQMLVTMLDYDSYVGRMAIGRIANGRLAMGDNVALVKRDGSLERGKITKILKYRGLTRVEAQAAGAGEIVCVAGIEHPKVGETIASPSDPKALPLLKIDEPTISMNFSHNTSPLAGKDGGRFLTSRHIRERLEHEAMMNVGFKIEEVEGGERFKVSGRGELHLAILIETMRREGYELEVSRPQVILKEIDGETLEPVEKVFIEVEPQYQGVVMQEMGERRADMINMMNTSTGTLRLEYVIASRALIGFRSKFLTMTRGTGIVYQTFLEYQKYKGALKERQSGVLISQTAGGAVAYALWGLQERGEIFVKVGDDQYEGMIVGVNNKGHDLVVNSIREKKLTNMRSAGADEAIQLIPPREMTLEFALEFIADDELVEITPKNIRLRKLYLTENDRKRFARTQRAE from the coding sequence ATGTCATCGCACAAGAGAAATAAAGATATCCGGAACGTCGCCATTATCGCCCACGTCGACCACGGCAAAACCACACTTGTCGACGCCATCCTGAAGGCCACCAACGCCTATGAATTTAAAGAAGGCGAAATCACGGTCATGGACTCCAACGAACTGGAGCGCGAGCGCGGCATTACCATTTTTTCGAAGAATGCCTCCTGCACCTACAAGGGCGTGCAGATCAACATCGTCGACACGCCGGGCCACGCGGACTTCGGCAGCGAGGTCGAACGCATCCTGAAGATGGTGGACGGTGTGCTGCTCCTCGTCGATGCCATGGACGGCCCCATGCCGCAGACGAAATTCGTGCTGAAAAAGTCTCTTGAGCTTCACCTGAAGCCGATCGTCGTCGTGAACAAGATCGACCGCCCGAACGCGCGTCCCCACGAAGTGGTGGACATGACCTTCGACCTTTTCTGCGAACTCAACGCTTCCGACGAACAGCTGGATTTCCCGGTGGTGTTCGCCTCCGGCAAAGACGGCGTGGCGATCATGAACCTCGAAGACGAAAAGAAAGACCTTACCCCGCTGCTCGAAACGATCCTGCATCGCGTATTGCCGCCCGTCGCCGACGAAGATCAGCCGCTGCAGATGCTCGTCACCATGCTCGACTACGATTCGTACGTGGGGCGCATGGCCATCGGCCGCATCGCCAACGGACGCCTCGCGATGGGCGACAACGTGGCGCTGGTCAAGCGCGACGGCTCGCTCGAACGCGGCAAGATTACCAAGATCCTGAAGTATCGGGGCCTCACGCGTGTCGAGGCGCAGGCCGCGGGCGCCGGCGAGATCGTCTGCGTGGCGGGCATCGAACATCCCAAGGTGGGTGAGACCATTGCGTCTCCCTCCGATCCCAAGGCGCTGCCGCTTCTCAAAATTGACGAGCCCACGATCTCCATGAATTTTTCGCATAACACCAGCCCTCTTGCCGGTAAGGACGGCGGCCGGTTCCTGACGTCGCGGCACATCCGCGAGCGCCTCGAGCACGAGGCTATGATGAACGTCGGTTTCAAGATCGAGGAAGTCGAAGGCGGCGAACGCTTCAAGGTTTCGGGGCGCGGCGAACTCCATCTTGCCATTCTTATCGAGACCATGCGCCGTGAAGGGTATGAACTGGAAGTCTCCCGTCCCCAGGTCATTTTGAAGGAAATCGACGGCGAGACGCTGGAGCCGGTAGAAAAAGTCTTCATCGAAGTCGAACCTCAGTATCAGGGCGTCGTCATGCAGGAAATGGGCGAACGCCGCGCCGACATGATCAACATGATGAACACCTCGACGGGGACGCTCCGCCTCGAGTATGTCATTGCCTCCCGCGCGCTGATCGGCTTCCGCAGCAAGTTCCTCACCATGACGCGCGGCACGGGCATTGTGTATCAGACCTTCCTTGAGTACCAGAAGTACAAGGGGGCGCTCAAGGAGCGTCAGTCCGGCGTGCTCATTTCTCAGACCGCCGGCGGGGCCGTGGCCTACGCGCTGTGGGGCCTGCAGGAACGCGGCGAGATTTTCGTGAAAGTGGGTGATGACCAGTACGAAGGAATGATCGTGGGTGTTAACAACAAGGGCCACGACCTTGTCGTCAACTCGATCCGCGAAAAGAAGCTGACCAACATGCGTTCGGCCGGCGCCGACGAGGCGATCCAGCTCATCCCGCCCCGCGAGATGACGCTCGAATTCGCGCTCGAATTCATCGCCGACGACGAGCTCGTCGAAATCACGCCGAAAAACATCCGCCTGCGCAAGCTGTACCTGACCGAAAACGACCGCAAGCGTTTCGCCCGCACGCAGCGCGCCGAATAA